One genomic region from Cetobacterium sp. 8H encodes:
- the lspA gene encoding signal peptidase II, giving the protein MLYIGIVFILVFLDQLSKYKIDNWLVEGETYPLIGEFFHLTYVKNRGIAFGMFQGKLDIISILTIVVIVGVIIYFYKNRKTLSFLEKMGYLFILGGAIGNIIDRVYRGFVIDMIDFRGIWVFVFNLADVWINIGVILIILDSLFDNKRKKKN; this is encoded by the coding sequence GTGTTATACATAGGAATAGTATTTATATTAGTATTTCTAGATCAACTTTCAAAATATAAGATAGATAACTGGTTAGTAGAAGGAGAAACTTACCCATTGATTGGGGAGTTTTTCCATCTAACTTATGTAAAAAATAGAGGAATAGCTTTTGGAATGTTTCAAGGTAAATTAGATATAATATCTATTTTGACTATAGTAGTTATAGTAGGAGTTATTATCTATTTTTATAAAAATAGAAAAACATTGTCTTTTTTAGAAAAAATGGGATACCTATTTATACTAGGTGGTGCAATAGGAAATATTATAGACAGAGTTTACCGTGGGTTTGTTATAGATATGATTGACTTTAGAGGAATCTGGGTTTTTGTATTTAATTTAGCAGATGTTTGGATTAACATTGGAGTTATTCTTATAATACTAGATAGTTTATTTGATAATAAAAGGAAAAAGAAAAATTAG
- the glyQ gene encoding glycine--tRNA ligase subunit alpha — MTFQEMIFALQQYWSSKGCIIGNPYDIETGAGTFNPNTFLMSLGPEPWNVAYVEPSRRPKDGRYGENPNRVYQHHQFQVIMKPSPDNIQELYLESLRVLGIDPLKHDIRFVEDDWESPTLGAWGLGWEVWLDGMEVTQFTYFQQVGGLELEVVPVEITYGLERLALYIQNKENVYDLEWAPGIKYGDMRYQYEYENSKYSFEVADLESHFRWFDDYEKEADRALNENLVMPAYDYVLKCSHVFNVLDSRGAISTTERMAYILRVRNLAKRCAEVFVQNRKELGYPLLKKK, encoded by the coding sequence ATGACATTTCAAGAGATGATATTTGCTCTTCAACAGTATTGGAGTTCAAAAGGGTGTATCATTGGAAACCCATATGATATAGAGACGGGAGCAGGAACATTCAACCCGAATACATTTTTGATGTCTTTAGGACCAGAGCCATGGAACGTAGCTTATGTTGAGCCTTCAAGAAGACCAAAAGACGGAAGATATGGAGAGAATCCAAATAGAGTTTACCAGCACCACCAATTTCAAGTAATAATGAAACCATCACCAGATAATATTCAAGAGTTATATCTTGAGTCTTTAAGAGTTTTAGGAATAGATCCTTTAAAGCACGATATCCGTTTTGTTGAAGATGACTGGGAGTCACCAACATTAGGAGCTTGGGGATTAGGATGGGAAGTATGGTTAGATGGAATGGAGGTAACTCAGTTTACGTACTTCCAGCAAGTTGGAGGACTTGAACTAGAAGTTGTTCCAGTTGAGATAACTTACGGACTAGAAAGATTGGCTCTTTACATTCAAAATAAAGAAAATGTATATGATTTAGAGTGGGCTCCAGGAATAAAATATGGAGATATGAGATATCAATATGAGTATGAAAACTCTAAATATTCATTTGAAGTAGCAGATTTAGAAAGCCACTTTAGATGGTTTGATGACTATGAGAAAGAAGCGGATAGAGCTTTAAATGAAAACTTAGTTATGCCAGCATACGATTATGTTTTAAAATGTTCTCACGTATTCAACGTTCTTGACTCAAGAGGAGCAATTTCTACAACAGAGAGAATGGCATATATCTTAAGAGTTAGAAACCTAGCAAAGAGATGTGCAGAAGTATTTGTACAAAATAGAAAAGAACTAGGATATCCTTTACTAAAAAAGAAGTAA
- the ileS gene encoding isoleucine--tRNA ligase, with amino-acid sequence MEERDYGKTLNLPKTSFQMRANLPTKEPNILKKWNDEKIYEKGLEKGNKTFILHDGPPYANGGIHIGHALNKILKDIILKYKRLSGYKVPYVPGWDTHGLPIELKVSEELGEKMKDMSALEIREKCATYARKWVEIQKEGFQRLGILGEWDNPYLTLNPEYEAKQLEVFGELYENGYVFKGLKPIYWSPVTETALAEAEIEYKNHVSPSIYVKMEANKDIMDKLGMTEELYLVIWTTTPWTLPANTGICLNGEFEYGVYSTEKGNLILAKVLADKAFADMGIEKVELIKEFVGADLENLTYKHPFLDRTGRVVLGTHVTAEAGTGVVHTAPGHGQDDYVVGVRYGLPIVSPINNKGVLTEEAGQFAGLFYKKANKVIAEYLTGTGHLLSYKEFEHSYPHDWRSKTPVIFRATEQWFIRCEGSDLREKALGALDNVKFVPEWGKNRIGSMLETRPDWCISRQRTWGVPIPVFYNEVTGKEIFEREILNRVIEIVKKEGSGAWVKYSAEELIGEELLEKYNLKGLELRKETNIMDVWFDSGVSHRSVLETREGLHRPADLYLEGSDQHRGWFQTSLLTSVGSTGDAPFKMLLTHGFVNDGEGKKMSKSVGNVVAPQDVIKVYGADILRLWCASVDYSEDVKISDNILKQMAEAYRRVRNTARYILGNSSDFNPATDAVAYEDLMEIDKWALNKLERLKRTVTESYEKYEFYNLFQEIHYFAGIDMSAFYLDIIKDRLYAEKADSKERRAAQTVMSEILVTLTKMVTPILSFTAEEIWDTLPEALKDSESVLLTDWYENNDSYLRDDLDTKWEEIGKIRKDVNKVLELARQGENKIIGNSLDAKVILNTTDETLKKFLVENRDLLEEAFIVSQLEVVDSKEETFVKGEEQEALYIRVEHADGEKCERCWKYSTELGSNEEHPTVCPRCTSALID; translated from the coding sequence ATGGAAGAAAGAGATTATGGGAAAACGTTGAACCTTCCGAAAACAAGTTTCCAGATGAGAGCAAACTTACCAACGAAGGAACCAAACATTTTAAAAAAATGGAATGACGAAAAAATTTATGAAAAAGGTCTAGAGAAGGGGAATAAAACATTCATACTTCATGATGGACCACCGTATGCAAATGGTGGAATTCATATAGGACATGCTTTAAATAAAATTTTAAAAGATATTATTTTAAAGTATAAAAGATTATCAGGGTATAAAGTTCCTTATGTTCCTGGATGGGATACTCATGGATTACCAATTGAGTTAAAAGTAAGTGAAGAACTTGGTGAAAAAATGAAGGATATGTCGGCTCTTGAAATCAGAGAAAAGTGTGCAACATATGCTAGAAAATGGGTAGAAATTCAAAAAGAAGGATTCCAAAGATTAGGAATTTTAGGAGAGTGGGACAATCCATATTTAACATTAAATCCAGAGTATGAAGCAAAGCAATTAGAAGTATTTGGAGAGCTTTATGAAAATGGATATGTATTTAAAGGATTAAAGCCAATATACTGGTCGCCAGTAACTGAAACAGCTCTTGCTGAAGCAGAAATAGAGTATAAAAATCACGTATCTCCATCAATATATGTAAAGATGGAAGCAAATAAAGATATAATGGATAAATTAGGAATGACTGAAGAGCTTTACTTAGTTATCTGGACAACAACACCTTGGACACTTCCAGCAAATACAGGAATCTGTTTAAATGGAGAGTTTGAATATGGAGTTTACTCAACTGAAAAGGGAAATCTAATATTAGCTAAAGTTTTAGCTGATAAAGCTTTTGCAGATATGGGAATAGAAAAAGTAGAGTTAATAAAGGAGTTCGTAGGAGCAGACTTAGAAAACTTAACTTATAAACACCCATTCTTAGACAGAACAGGAAGAGTAGTTTTAGGAACTCATGTAACTGCTGAAGCAGGAACAGGTGTAGTTCATACAGCTCCTGGTCACGGTCAAGACGACTACGTTGTTGGAGTTAGATATGGTCTTCCAATAGTATCTCCAATCAATAATAAAGGTGTTTTAACAGAGGAAGCAGGACAGTTTGCAGGTTTATTCTATAAAAAAGCAAATAAAGTTATTGCAGAGTATTTAACAGGAACAGGACATTTATTAAGTTACAAAGAGTTTGAGCACTCTTATCCACACGATTGGAGATCAAAAACTCCAGTAATATTTAGAGCGACTGAGCAGTGGTTCATAAGATGTGAAGGTTCTGACTTAAGAGAGAAGGCTTTAGGAGCTTTAGATAATGTAAAGTTTGTTCCTGAATGGGGAAAAAACAGAATAGGATCTATGTTAGAGACTAGACCTGACTGGTGTATCTCAAGACAGAGAACATGGGGAGTACCAATTCCAGTGTTCTACAATGAAGTAACTGGAAAAGAGATTTTTGAAAGAGAAATTTTAAATAGAGTTATTGAAATTGTTAAAAAAGAGGGATCTGGAGCTTGGGTTAAATATTCAGCAGAAGAGTTAATCGGAGAAGAACTTTTAGAAAAATATAACTTAAAAGGGTTAGAGTTAAGAAAAGAAACAAATATAATGGACGTATGGTTTGATTCAGGAGTTTCTCATAGATCAGTTCTTGAAACAAGAGAAGGACTTCATAGACCAGCAGATTTATATTTAGAAGGATCAGACCAACATAGAGGATGGTTCCAAACATCACTGTTAACATCTGTAGGATCAACAGGAGATGCACCTTTCAAAATGCTATTAACACATGGATTTGTAAACGATGGAGAGGGAAAAAAGATGTCAAAATCTGTAGGTAACGTTGTTGCCCCTCAAGATGTAATAAAAGTTTATGGTGCGGATATTCTAAGACTTTGGTGTGCTTCAGTAGATTACAGTGAAGATGTAAAAATTTCTGATAACATATTAAAACAAATGGCAGAAGCTTATAGAAGAGTAAGAAATACAGCTAGATATATTTTAGGAAACTCTTCAGACTTTAATCCTGCAACAGATGCAGTAGCTTATGAGGACTTAATGGAAATTGATAAGTGGGCATTAAATAAGTTGGAGAGATTAAAAAGAACAGTAACAGAATCTTATGAAAAGTATGAGTTCTATAACTTATTCCAAGAGATTCATTACTTTGCAGGAATTGATATGTCTGCATTCTACTTAGATATAATTAAAGATAGATTATATGCTGAAAAAGCGGATTCAAAAGAAAGAAGAGCTGCTCAAACAGTAATGTCAGAAATCTTAGTAACACTAACAAAGATGGTAACACCAATTCTATCATTTACAGCTGAAGAAATTTGGGATACATTACCAGAAGCTTTAAAAGATTCTGAATCAGTTCTTTTAACAGATTGGTATGAAAATAATGATAGCTACCTAAGAGATGATTTAGATACTAAGTGGGAAGAGATTGGAAAGATTAGAAAAGATGTAAATAAGGTTCTTGAATTAGCAAGACAAGGAGAAAACAAGATAATTGGAAACTCTTTAGATGCAAAAGTAATTTTAAATACAACTGATGAAACTCTTAAAAAATTCTTAGTAGAGAATAGAGATCTTTTAGAAGAGGCATTCATTGTATCACAATTAGAAGTTGTTGACTCAAAAGAGGAGACATTTGTAAAAGGTGAAGAGCAAGAAGCTCTATACATAAGAGTTGAGCACGCAGATGGAGAAAAATGTGAAAGATGTTGGAAATATTCAACAGAATTAGGAAGCAACGAGGAGCATCCAACAGTTTGCCCTAGATGTACATCGGCACTTATTGATTAA
- a CDS encoding sensor histidine kinase encodes MKIRKDSLLVKIIFYNDIAIFLTSILIAMVVVITSFQDMEQRIEDTTKNKLNLLIGNYKSYFGEIRNDVYKEIGKHKISDGNQKVAETLKDNLLKDDFKSYYNAVVSILSSDGVLLGEYGNEGDLGTLTDENIHILLENAKKREFEQSGYYLADIKDRIYSRTIIPYGNEKTTYYVVISTPINEEFLKSLKEGLDLTSKDKILFLSNDTLKNENQAQKFFPPKTYKEISKKDYRNYYLNKKIDGLSYYLGVYNLIGYNDTYLGNFIVALSKEKLTEEKLMTSVYIGILVLFIMILSSTISNKVFRKLLLPLSEIADLADKISNGEKVDDIKIEGQGEIRTLSISFKEMVEKLNIAQDDLTIQNQELVRNIERIEAIDKLLMGINIEKDTFETIKKLVSGFTSEVGLGYSRAMYFRYSRENDYLIGEEVSINRTLNENSKKGFKFQVKNLKELVFFTKVPINDENLLARSFKEQKIIYKNDAGYKYDLGNDLLKAIGLKNFFIFPIHGAGKFSGVIVVDNYTKDIRINQEELELLNLLAINFSVGINNKETTANTLESQRVLTIEKLATRFLRIRGEVVEKLLKCIDSENPGERIIEELSEIKPYLIRIKEDNESLKAYSEQNGEKKERLCLDKLINEIIESHKKRFKDENISISFFSATNGTILGDKLKFEKVVKELLENSYNALLKRKQNRRINIILSKRKINEKIELKIIDNGIGMSSKQLEDIYEPFISYQPQTLGLGLFFVHKIIKDHGGVIKHFSEEGKSTEVKITLNAYKEEV; translated from the coding sequence ATGAAAATAAGAAAGGATTCATTGTTAGTAAAGATAATTTTTTACAATGATATAGCGATTTTTTTAACCTCAATTTTAATTGCAATGGTTGTAGTAATAACCTCTTTTCAAGATATGGAACAAAGAATAGAAGATACCACAAAAAATAAATTAAATCTGCTTATAGGAAACTATAAATCATATTTTGGTGAAATTAGAAATGATGTTTATAAAGAGATTGGAAAACATAAAATTAGTGATGGAAACCAAAAAGTAGCAGAAACTTTAAAAGACAATCTACTAAAAGATGATTTTAAAAGCTATTATAATGCTGTAGTTAGCATTCTTTCTTCGGATGGGGTTCTCTTAGGTGAATATGGAAATGAAGGTGATTTGGGAACTTTAACAGATGAGAATATTCATATACTTTTAGAAAATGCTAAAAAAAGAGAGTTTGAGCAATCGGGTTACTACTTAGCAGATATTAAAGATAGAATATATTCTAGAACTATAATACCTTATGGGAACGAGAAAACTACATATTATGTAGTTATATCTACACCAATAAATGAAGAGTTTTTAAAATCATTAAAAGAGGGATTAGATTTAACATCAAAAGATAAGATTTTATTTCTATCAAATGATACTTTAAAAAATGAAAATCAAGCCCAGAAATTTTTTCCACCAAAAACTTACAAAGAGATCAGTAAAAAAGACTATAGAAACTATTATTTGAACAAAAAAATTGATGGCTTATCATATTATTTAGGAGTTTATAATTTAATAGGTTATAATGATACTTACTTAGGTAATTTTATTGTAGCTTTATCAAAAGAAAAATTGACTGAAGAAAAATTAATGACATCAGTTTACATAGGTATTTTAGTACTTTTTATAATGATATTAAGTTCAACAATATCAAATAAAGTTTTTAGAAAATTATTATTGCCTCTCAGTGAAATAGCAGATTTAGCGGATAAAATTTCAAATGGCGAAAAAGTTGATGATATAAAAATAGAAGGTCAAGGAGAGATAAGAACGTTATCAATCTCTTTTAAAGAAATGGTAGAAAAGTTAAATATAGCTCAAGATGATTTAACAATTCAAAATCAGGAGCTTGTTCGAAATATAGAAAGAATAGAAGCTATTGATAAGCTTTTAATGGGAATAAATATAGAAAAAGATACATTCGAAACAATAAAAAAATTAGTTTCTGGATTTACTTCAGAAGTAGGATTAGGTTATAGTAGAGCGATGTATTTTAGATATAGTAGAGAAAATGATTACCTAATAGGTGAAGAGGTCTCTATAAATAGGACTTTAAATGAAAATAGTAAAAAAGGATTTAAGTTCCAAGTTAAGAATTTGAAAGAATTAGTATTTTTTACAAAAGTTCCAATAAATGATGAAAATCTTTTGGCAAGATCTTTTAAAGAGCAAAAGATAATATATAAAAATGATGCAGGATATAAATATGATTTAGGAAATGATCTTTTAAAAGCAATAGGTCTTAAAAACTTCTTTATTTTTCCAATTCATGGAGCAGGAAAGTTTTCAGGGGTTATTGTTGTAGATAACTATACAAAAGATATAAGAATAAATCAAGAAGAGTTAGAGCTTTTAAATTTATTAGCAATAAATTTTTCAGTAGGAATAAATAATAAGGAAACAACCGCAAACACTCTTGAAAGTCAAAGAGTTTTAACAATTGAAAAATTGGCTACAAGATTTTTAAGAATAAGGGGAGAAGTTGTTGAAAAGCTATTGAAGTGTATAGATTCTGAAAACCCTGGAGAAAGAATAATTGAGGAGTTATCTGAAATAAAACCTTATTTAATAAGGATAAAGGAGGATAACGAATCCTTAAAAGCTTACTCTGAACAAAATGGTGAAAAGAAAGAAAGACTTTGTTTAGATAAACTTATTAATGAAATAATAGAGAGTCATAAAAAGAGATTTAAAGATGAAAATATTTCGATATCATTTTTTAGTGCTACTAATGGTACAATTTTAGGGGATAAGTTAAAATTTGAAAAAGTTGTGAAAGAACTTTTAGAAAACTCTTATAATGCCCTTTTAAAAAGAAAACAAAATAGAAGAATAAATATTATTCTTTCTAAAAGAAAAATTAATGAAAAAATCGAATTAAAAATAATTGATAATGGGATTGGAATGTCTTCTAAACAACTAGAAGATATATATGAACCATTTATTAGCTATCAACCTCAAACTTTGGGATTAGGTTTATTCTTCGTTCATAAAATTATAAAAGATCATGGAGGAGTAATAAAACATTTTTCTGAAGAAGGGAAAAGTACAGAAGTAAAAATAACTTTAAATGCATATAAGGAGGAAGTCTAA
- a CDS encoding arsenate reductase family protein translates to MKYLFLNYPKCSTCIKAKKWLEENGIEFESRHIVENNPTKEELKEYFKKSNQPIKKFFNTSGILYREMNLKEKVAKNNEDELLEILSTNGMLVKRPLLVGEDSVMIGFKEKEWENLKK, encoded by the coding sequence ATGAAATATTTATTTTTAAACTATCCAAAGTGCTCAACATGTATAAAAGCCAAAAAATGGTTAGAGGAAAATGGGATAGAGTTTGAATCGAGACATATAGTTGAAAATAATCCAACAAAAGAGGAACTAAAAGAGTATTTTAAAAAAAGTAATCAACCTATAAAAAAATTCTTTAATACAAGTGGAATTCTATATAGAGAGATGAATTTAAAGGAAAAAGTAGCTAAAAATAATGAAGATGAACTTCTAGAAATTTTATCAACAAATGGGATGCTTGTAAAAAGACCTCTTTTAGTTGGAGAGGACAGTGTGATGATAGGATTTAAAGAAAAAGAGTGGGAAAATTTAAAAAAATAA
- the metK gene encoding methionine adenosyltransferase yields the protein MKNLTYFTSECVSPGHPDKIADQISDAVLDACIKNDPAARVACETFCTTGQVIVGGEITTTTYIDIQDIVRNKIDEIGYKQGMGFDSDCGVLNAIHSQSPDIAMGVDIGGAGDQGIMFGGAVKETPELMPLALVLAREIIVKLTKMTRSKEIAWARPDAKSQVTLAYSSEGEVVGVDTVVVSVQHNPDVTQEQIHKDVKELVIKPVLEAYGLNPEEVKHYHINPTGRFVIGGPHGDTGLTGRKIIVDTYGGFFRHGGGAFSGKDPSKVDRSAAYAARWVAKNIVAADLAEKCEVQLSYAIGVVEPTSVKVETFGTGNVDEIKLAQAVQNVFDLTPRGIERDLELRSGNFNYQDLAAFGHIGRTDLDLPWERLDKVEELKEFFGR from the coding sequence ATGAAAAATTTAACTTACTTTACTTCGGAGTGTGTATCACCAGGGCACCCAGATAAAATAGCTGATCAAATATCAGATGCAGTATTAGATGCATGTATAAAAAATGATCCAGCAGCAAGAGTTGCTTGTGAAACATTCTGTACAACAGGACAAGTTATTGTAGGTGGAGAGATAACAACAACAACATATATAGATATTCAAGACATCGTAAGAAATAAGATAGATGAGATTGGATATAAGCAAGGAATGGGATTTGATTCAGATTGCGGAGTTTTAAATGCAATACATTCTCAATCTCCAGATATAGCTATGGGAGTTGATATCGGAGGAGCAGGAGACCAAGGAATTATGTTTGGAGGAGCAGTAAAAGAAACTCCAGAATTAATGCCATTAGCACTAGTTCTAGCAAGAGAGATAATTGTAAAACTTACAAAGATGACAAGAAGCAAAGAGATAGCATGGGCTAGACCAGATGCAAAATCTCAAGTAACATTAGCATACAGTTCAGAAGGAGAAGTTGTAGGAGTGGACACAGTTGTAGTTTCAGTTCAACATAATCCAGATGTAACTCAAGAGCAGATTCACAAAGATGTTAAAGAGTTAGTTATAAAGCCAGTTTTAGAGGCATATGGTTTAAACCCTGAAGAAGTTAAACACTATCACATAAATCCAACTGGAAGATTTGTTATAGGTGGACCACATGGAGATACAGGATTAACTGGAAGAAAAATAATTGTAGATACATACGGTGGTTTCTTTAGACATGGTGGAGGAGCATTCTCTGGAAAAGATCCTTCTAAAGTTGATAGATCAGCAGCTTATGCTGCAAGATGGGTTGCAAAGAATATTGTCGCAGCAGATTTAGCTGAAAAATGTGAAGTTCAGTTATCTTATGCTATAGGAGTTGTAGAGCCAACTTCAGTAAAAGTAGAAACCTTTGGAACAGGAAATGTTGATGAGATAAAATTAGCTCAAGCAGTTCAAAATGTATTTGATTTAACACCAAGAGGAATCGAAAGAGATTTAGAATTAAGAAGTGGAAACTTTAATTATCAAGATTTAGCAGCATTTGGTCATATTGGTAGAACGGATTTAGATTTACCATGGGAAAGATTAGATAAAGTGGAAGAATTAAAAGAGTTCTTCGGAAGATAG
- the glyS gene encoding glycine--tRNA ligase subunit beta, translated as MRLLFEIGMEELPARFLVQTLKEMKENLEGKLADKRIKFEEIKTFGTPRRLIVLVEGLSETQEDLDILNMGPAKQVAFGENGEISRAGLGFAKSQGVEATDLELIETPKGEYIAVRKFLKGEETKALLSDLLKELVLEINFPKSMKWGEKKLRFARPIQWFLALVDSEVVNFEIEGIKSGKASRGHRFFGSNFEINSIDEYFEKIKENNVIIDVEERKSLIKKLIEEKCQESNEKVLIDEELLKEVANLVEYPYPIVGSFNSDFLEVPQDVLIISMQVHQRYFPILDLDGKLLPKFVVIRNGIEDSDYVRKGNEKVLSARLADARFFYHEDLKKPLVENVEKLKQVVFQKDLGTIYNKIERAQKVAEYLVDEIGMNTRKDTVLRTLLLSKADLVSNMIGEKEFTKLQGFMGADYALKSGESELVAKGIEEHYYPRYQGDILPKGIEGIVTGICDRLDTLCGCFGVGIIPSGSKDPFALRRAALGIVNIILDSELNISIKSLVEKSLETLEESGVLKRPKAEVVAEVMEFFKQRALNVFTEMGYSKDIVSAVVDKSYDNLVDTLLRIKAVDEFTKMDSFNNLVSLMKRVGNISKGFEGIIINPNLLKEEIEKDLFKKSQEVSKDVEIKLAEKDYIGYLNVILSTEDIINRYFETIMVMDKDEEIKNNRLSQLNYIATIFNKIVNLTLIEEKK; from the coding sequence GTGAGATTACTTTTTGAAATAGGAATGGAAGAACTGCCTGCAAGATTCCTTGTTCAAACTCTAAAAGAGATGAAGGAAAACTTAGAAGGTAAATTAGCAGACAAAAGAATAAAATTTGAAGAGATAAAAACTTTTGGAACACCAAGAAGATTGATCGTTTTAGTTGAAGGATTATCAGAAACTCAAGAAGATTTAGATATATTAAACATGGGGCCAGCTAAACAAGTGGCTTTCGGTGAAAATGGAGAGATTTCTAGAGCTGGATTAGGATTTGCTAAATCACAAGGTGTTGAAGCAACAGATTTAGAGTTAATAGAAACTCCTAAAGGAGAATATATAGCTGTAAGAAAATTCTTGAAAGGAGAAGAGACAAAAGCTCTTTTATCTGACCTTTTAAAAGAATTAGTACTAGAAATAAATTTCCCTAAATCAATGAAGTGGGGAGAGAAAAAACTTAGATTTGCTAGACCAATTCAATGGTTCTTAGCTCTTGTTGATTCAGAAGTTGTAAACTTTGAAATCGAAGGAATTAAAAGTGGAAAAGCATCTAGAGGGCATAGATTTTTTGGATCAAATTTTGAAATTAATTCTATAGATGAATATTTTGAAAAAATAAAAGAAAATAACGTAATAATTGATGTTGAAGAAAGAAAAAGTTTAATAAAAAAACTTATTGAAGAAAAGTGTCAAGAATCAAATGAGAAAGTTTTAATAGATGAGGAACTATTGAAAGAGGTTGCAAACCTTGTAGAATATCCTTATCCTATCGTTGGAAGTTTTAATTCTGATTTCTTAGAAGTTCCTCAAGATGTTTTAATAATATCTATGCAAGTTCATCAAAGATATTTCCCAATACTAGACTTAGATGGGAAATTACTTCCTAAATTTGTTGTAATAAGAAACGGTATTGAAGATTCTGATTACGTAAGAAAAGGAAATGAAAAAGTTTTATCTGCAAGATTAGCAGATGCAAGATTCTTCTATCACGAGGATTTAAAGAAGCCATTAGTAGAAAATGTTGAGAAATTAAAACAAGTTGTATTCCAAAAAGATTTAGGTACTATATACAATAAAATTGAGAGAGCTCAAAAAGTTGCAGAGTATTTAGTGGATGAAATTGGAATGAATACAAGAAAAGATACAGTTTTAAGAACTTTACTTCTATCTAAAGCAGACCTAGTTTCTAATATGATAGGAGAAAAAGAGTTTACAAAACTTCAAGGATTTATGGGTGCTGATTATGCATTAAAATCTGGAGAGTCAGAATTAGTTGCTAAAGGAATTGAAGAGCACTACTATCCAAGATATCAAGGAGATATTCTTCCTAAAGGAATCGAAGGAATTGTAACAGGAATCTGTGATAGATTAGACACTCTTTGTGGATGTTTTGGTGTTGGAATTATTCCAAGTGGATCAAAAGATCCTTTTGCATTGAGAAGAGCAGCTCTAGGAATTGTAAATATTATTTTAGATTCAGAATTAAATATTTCAATAAAATCTTTAGTTGAGAAATCTTTAGAAACTTTAGAGGAATCTGGAGTGTTAAAAAGACCAAAGGCTGAAGTTGTTGCTGAGGTTATGGAATTCTTTAAGCAAAGAGCACTGAATGTATTTACTGAGATGGGATACTCAAAAGATATCGTATCGGCTGTAGTAGATAAGAGCTATGATAATTTAGTGGATACACTTCTTAGAATAAAAGCTGTGGATGAGTTTACAAAGATGGATAGCTTTAACAACTTAGTTTCTTTAATGAAGAGAGTTGGAAATATTTCTAAAGGATTTGAAGGGATTATAATAAATCCTAATTTATTAAAAGAAGAGATTGAAAAAGATCTTTTCAAAAAATCTCAAGAAGTATCTAAAGATGTTGAAATTAAGTTAGCAGAAAAAGATTACATAGGTTATTTAAATGTTATCTTATCAACAGAAGATATAATAAATAGATATTTTGAAACAATAATGGTTATGGATAAAGATGAGGAGATCAAAAATAATAGATTATCTCAGCTTAATTATATAGCAACAATCTTTAATAAGATTGTAAACCTAACACTTATTGAAGAAAAAAAATAA
- a CDS encoding OmpH family outer membrane protein: MKILFLLFFMSTSIFAINIGVIDSEYIFSQYNKRFEMEEKLENKRISLNSEIEKLRQELLEKEKVIKSKKTITEADKTALLDLKKQFQDKIEASEKDFELEQQNFIYDIKFEIDSVAILIGKQKNLEMVIEKSATIYGGVDLTEDVINFLNNKDSYKLDTTNLLKKQM, translated from the coding sequence ATGAAGATTTTATTTCTATTATTTTTCATGTCCACCTCGATATTTGCTATCAATATCGGAGTAATCGACTCTGAGTACATCTTTAGCCAATATAATAAACGTTTTGAAATGGAAGAAAAACTCGAAAACAAAAGAATTTCTTTAAATAGTGAAATTGAGAAACTAAGACAAGAACTATTAGAAAAAGAAAAAGTTATCAAATCAAAAAAAACTATTACTGAAGCTGATAAAACAGCTCTACTCGATTTAAAAAAACAATTCCAAGATAAAATAGAAGCCTCTGAAAAAGATTTTGAATTAGAACAACAAAATTTCATATATGATATTAAATTTGAAATTGACTCTGTAGCTATTTTAATTGGAAAACAAAAAAACTTAGAAATGGTTATAGAAAAAAGTGCGACTATTTATGGCGGTGTTGATCTAACTGAGGATGTTATTAATTTTTTAAACAATAAAGATTCATATAAGCTAGACACAACAAATCTTTTGAAAAAGCAAATGTAA